The Denticeps clupeoides chromosome 5, fDenClu1.1, whole genome shotgun sequence genome includes a region encoding these proteins:
- the znf1035 gene encoding zinc finger protein 1035 isoform X1 has protein sequence MDPGGGTCFGTEASTDSRSLDILLDTKVNSSCRPENLVEEDRENCFQEIQQFASNCDSNTGLHNVQQEPCLQEDANSEKDCINESSKVDVSPVKSKVSSVTSTAFDICSDLQDTKPAGAFLTSTLNEYSDVSSCSESEIEGSLECDKVLDSDSHSFAGNQEAISVVQTLPSTSQCTTENKDEEHDMLLEEQYSNISSLDEEDEKGEDESTLSCKRFLMTDSENVNTLTYNNSNPEDENKGEEELREDLATPASENVLMTDSNIIDSKNLEYLKDNINPKEEKGNEEEEGLRGDLATSGSENVLLNVIDSEKFSPPVVDDKVSPVAKPTSSKPKISYAGSGNKMSHCKVLGSDACNQEVERSCFGFLESCLKSTEEGLNTNLDQGIMKHTDGQRSDCEDPGKNMNESCVTRTKPPGLTKAVLGTTDGDPAQKELVDDGIPPVLRARFSKPFQFSQVQNQDPSLLSTKDTCSIIDNPLITSQIQKKKMQPVVVLQRSLGQSVDQTNIYHCAACQITTQSSDQLIEHYHRAHVQHQFLTHCTCGGFFTDQKFAEQHLCELTEQNQASLSPKKIGPYKCRYCPLRFSKKRANLLHEGRHKQKTPYQCTYCGLYFSQSCSMRRHQRMSQCLFMVKSPVLKEQQTTKKFSVKPFEGSRNNLSPKFPECFVKLVDLCKKDETTTLIRCTICNKSFKLRAQYNSHIRTHTGDETNDADLNATSARFKCPVCPRLFKYSYNCLRHLRQQCLKQYTTSHKSKVGSRYKCPLCSATFSLSANRSRHLSKTCLPHFKLKQISKTDDSNRAQDATKETSQRFQKDMKYKCKLCPAGFAWSSGLYRHMQRHRFFEKSGRHFTAKKGMDSKPLEESLQVDQKQREESTGEESDEESTLPCRFCGKTFQQHGALKKHMALHRGDRPYCCLECGKRFSKLAYLSAHKKCHQRRIQCTVCRKIVPTISELIQHRQSHINKGMLKCPDCPMEFRYPVFLLRHVASHERKQKLVAQKEMPPNVEDPVPQNMAASNDFMCSVCKKGFEDATALSEHCLSHVPKFSSKCSLCRRQFCSRAALIRHVRIHTGEKPFTCPGCGMPFHRKERLKVHMELCKVTKPVAAQAKPVTDIKKTDKPTKSHVIHEVKKNYKCSHCPQAFVWSSSLAKHMKGHISKTIFPCSKCGKCYKMMRLTGHERTCDGKDTSTIVVHSCAKCDKTFSRKDNKNNHEKNCCGATAATSLVQNKNLLKPVKDRLPHRCPHCSKSFRYRSYLLKHLPVHTRDKQYTCMHCGHKYASQRRYLHHEAFCDGLFRQKQAALINEEAHSQSNTNLVIRSETDGQFKCKFCTKSFSKTRNLRRHILTHTDVKPYRCKTCDSCFSRYDHLKLHQNRCRGKRRRLEVRINKISPDCVGTGWQNNLEGKEQLFECKHCSKCFTSTQNLSRHTTLLHTSDKPFRCKHCGTLFSHKSSLSKHTLLMKCKHTLQNSSLAKAAEAEDPSIPRGETSKLLQRIQGQYSNKMKYQCAYCPRRFKDNGQLLVHTRLHTGEKPYGCANCGERFIRRDYLQRHLTKCVSKGENVLCDHCGESFAADDFGSHQMNCKVAISKQPDVPNHKTSNPSKIREFSCTHCSDRFLLFSQLQQHFLSKHRDDQISNQSMVSTQLQQQTSQTIQIKEEPMNDIYDDQNNTTQNITVAETKKSYICPHCNTSFMNNGALSMHIRTHTQIYPFTCKKCNKGFWSKYSLRKHLRKCQEPGVTLQKEKGEGTAVTPDQEFPEKVLLFNEDSSTGTGVLQTKFSCKDLHNSSSIDLAEHGTDSEKGTVINKYQCSECDQSFTDGLRLISHLEDHGREAQEKNLCKCKQCGKVFPHVNGLTRHLRTQHGKKHANICSVCFRSFRYPSDLDMHKVCHDPNRPFACSICGCRFWRQQSLAMHFTHVHRRHETQPSFTCVPCNRSYTSRASYRKHNWLKHSGPKKKSDCEVAGDSSSREYTAQVNVVGEHDTSAESTTSDDDSDSAPYFPCHVCGKTFPTSESLEDHQRCHLGEKPFECEECGKCFVQLVNLQQHQRTHKSEFQCQTCGRGFVTSFALRTHKHTHTKNRPHRCSKCQLAFPRHSQLAEHIKTHRDDNFPCDLCNQTFSCKVSREEHRRVHSGPDEDLPPLLPTFTESFSSPGLTDSTSPNKYRCGICNHRYKDPEQLSEHGCKAAKERPYSCPDCNKHFLHGSHLKKHQLSHQASGPHHFQCTQCLMSFSYRHHFLNHIRKHEKDSEHAVKNEGRSSDRRPNSELLYRCPICPASFAQAMELANHLSLHSYMCNICNLTFASKEQLVDHEQCHLTAAAQYECTECGDSFLGSEAFRRHHCAHRKRLHVNNGPSQPSHRSVRKSPGPSENEDEEVDVGEDFYKCSVCKKRFSSKGDLQEHVKWHAEFRPFKCKVCGKGFTQKRYLTRHQQIHERLHRCDKCPQLFVNESSLLAHQASHTQNWQFQCSVCTKAYNTAEELSQHEKKHATVQNRLDGSGEHRCDMCYKSFSQLSQLRKHQESHVGQVVYECTECDKAFAFFHLLEEHQCSHAAASSSSAALSKGITTSK, from the coding sequence ATGGATCCTGGAGGGGGCACATGCTTTGGGACAGAGGCATCAACGGATTCAAGATCTTTGGACATCCTGCTGGACACAAAAGTCAATTCTTCATGTCGGCCTGAAAACCTTGTGGAGGAGGATCGGGAGAACTGTTTTCAAGAAATACAGCAGTTTGCATCAAATTGTGATTCAAACACAGGACTGCACAATGTGCAGCAGGAACCTTGCCTACAGGAAGATGCAAATTCAGAGAAGGACTGTATCAATGAAAGCAGCAAGGTGGATGTTTCTCCGGTAAAATCAAAAGTTTCAAGTGTTACCAGCACAGCATTTGATATTTGTTCAGATTTGCAAGACACAAAACCAGCCGGTGCTTTTTTGACTTCCACTCTTAATGAATACTCTGATGTAAGTAGCTGTTCTGAGTCGGAGATAGAGGGGTCTCTGGAATGTGACAAAGTTTTGGACAGTGACTCTCATTCTTTTGCAGGAAACCAGGAAGCAATTTCTGTAGTTCAAACCTTGCCGAGTACCTCACAGTGCACCACAGAAAATAAGGATGAGGAGCATGATATGTTGCTTGAGGAGCAATACTCCAACATTAGTAGCCTGGACGAGGAAGATGAAAAAGGGGAGGATGAATCAACACTGTCCTGTAAAAGGTTTCTGATGACTGACTCAGAAAATGTAAACACTTTAACGTATAACAATAGCAACCCAGAGGATGAAAATAAAGGGGAGGAAGAATTGAGAGAGGACTTGGCCACACCTGCTTCTGAAAATGTTCTGATGACCGATTCAAATATCATTGACTCTAAAAATTTAGAATATCTTAAAGATAACATTAACCCAAAGGAGGAAAAGGGaaatgaagaggaggaaggactGAGAGGAGACTTGGCCACATCAGGTTCTGAAAACGTGCTGTTGAATGTCATTGATTCTGAAAAATTTTCTCCTCCTGTGGTTGATGACAAAGTAAGTCCAGTTGCAAAGCCTACTTCCAGTAAACCCAAGATCTCTTATGCAGGATCTGGCAATAAAATGTCTCATTGCAAGGTGCTGGGCAGTGATGCCTGCAATCAAGAGGTGGAGCGCAGTTGTTTTGGGTTTTTGGAATCATGCTTGAAAAGTACAGAAGAAGGCCTAAACACCAATCTGGATCAAGGAATTATGAAGCACACTGATGGACAGCGGTCTGACTGTGAGGATCCAGGGAAAAACATGAACGAATCCTGTGTAACTCGTACAAAGCCACCAGGTTTGACAAAGGCTGTACTGGGCACCACTGATGGAGACCCTGCACAAAAGGAGTTGGTAGATGATGGAATTCCGCCTGTACTCCGTGCACGCTTCAGTAAGCCTTTCCAGTTTTCACAGGTGCAAAATCAAGACCCCTCATTGCTTTCAACTAAGGACACATGCTCCATAATTGACAATCCATTAATAACTTCACagattcagaagaaaaaaatgcaacctGTTGTCGTTTTGCAGCGTTCTCTGGGCCAGAGTGTAGACCAGACAAACATCTATCATTGTGCTGCCTGTCAAATAACCACACAAAGTTCAGATCAGCTAATTGAACACTACCACAGAGCTCACGTTCAGCATCAGTTTTTGACACATTGCACCTGTGGTGGCTTCTTCACTGACCAAAAATTTGCAGAGCAACACCTTTGTGAACTGACTGAACAGAATCAAGCCTCGTTATCCCCCAAAAAAATTGGACCATACAAATGTCGTTATTGTCCTCTGAGGTTCAGCAAAAAAAGAGCTAATCTCCTGCATGAGGGCAGACACAAGCAAAAGACACCTTACCAGTGCACGTACTGTGGCTTGTATTTCTCTCAGAGCTGTTCTATGCGTCGCCACCAGCGAATGAGTCAGTGCCTTTTTATGGTCAAGTCCCCTGTGCTAAAGGAACAACAAACTACTAAAAAATTTAGTGTGAAGCCCTTTGAGGGTTCTAGAAATAATCTTTCTCCCAAGTTTCCTGAGTGCTTTGTAAAGCTTGTTGACCTCTGTAAGAAAGATGAGACTACCACACTAATACGTTGTACAATATGCAACAAAAGCTTCAAACTACGAGCGCAGTATAATTCTCACATCAGAACTCACACGGGTGATGAGACAAATGATGCAGACTTGAACGCAACTTCTGCAAGATTCAAGTGCCCTGTCTGTCCTCGCTTATTCAAATATTCCTACAACTGTTTGCGGCATTTACGTCAGCAGTGCCTTAAACAGTATACCACCAGCCACAAGAGCAAAGTAGGTTCCCGGTACAAGTGCCCACTTTGTTCGGCCACCTTTAGCCTTTCTGCAAATCGGAGCAGGCATTTAAGCAAAACGTGCCTACCTCATTTTAAGCTTAAACAGATTTCCAAAACCGATGATTCTAACAGAGCTCAGGATGCTACAAAGGAGACTTCCCAACGTTTTCAGAAAGACATGAAGTACAAATGTAAATTGTGTCCAGCCGGTTTTGCTTGGAGTTCTGGACTTTACAGACACATGCAAAGACATCGGTTTTTTGAAAAAAGTGGAAGGCATTTCACTGCCAAGAAGGGAATGGATTCTAAGCCCTTGGAAGAGTCTCTGCAAGTAGAccagaaacagagagaagaaTCAACAGGTGAAGAGAGTGATGAAGAGTCCACTTTGCCTTGCCGATTCTGTGGAAAAACTTTTCAGCAGCATGGCGCCTTGAAGAAGCACATGGCACTTCACAGGGGAGACAGACCATACTGTTGCTTGGAATGTGGCAAAAGATTTAGCAAGCTTGCATACTTGAGCGCtcataaaaaatgtcatcagcGAAGGATTCAGTGTACTGTCTGCAGGAAAATTGTTCCTACAATTTCAGAATTGATCCAGCACAGGCAGTCGCACATCAATAAGGGAATGCTTAAATGTCCTGATTGTCCTATGGAGTTCAGGTATCCTGTTTTTCTACTCAGGCACGTGGCTAGTCATGAACGCAAACAGAAGTTAGTAGCTCAGAAGGAAATGCCACCAAACGTGGAAGATCCAGTACCACAAAACATGGCAGCTAGTAATGATTTCATGTGCTCTGTATGTAAGAAAGGCTTTGAGGATGCCACAGCATTAAGTGAGCACTGCTTGAGTCATGTACCCAAATTTTCATCTAAATGCAGTCTCTGTAGGCGCCAGTTCTGCAGTCGTGCTGCACTGATTCGCCATGTTCGTATTCACACTGGAGAAAAACCTTTTACTTGTCCAGGATGTGGGATGCCCTTTCACCGAAAAGAGCGGCTTAAAGTTCACATGGAACTGTGCAAGGTTACAAAACCCGTCGCTGCACAAGCTAAACCTGTTACAGACATTAAGAAGACTGACAAACCAACCAAAAGTCATGTGATACACGAGGTGAAGAAAAACTATAAGTGCTCTCACTGCCCACAAGCATTTGTCTGGTCCAGTAGTTTGGCAAAACATATGAAAGGCCATATTTCCAAAACTATATTTCCTTGTTCAAAATGTGGCAAGTGCTACAAGATGATGAGGCTTACTGGACATGAGAGGACATGTGATGGCAAAGATACCTCTACAATTGTGGTACACTCATGTGCAAAGTGTGACAAAACATTCAGCAggaaagacaataaaaataacCATGAGAAGAATTGCTGTGGCGCCACTGCAGCTACAAGTCTAGTTCAGAACAAAAACCTTCTCAAACCTGTCAAAGACCGACTTCCACATAGGTGTCCCCATTGTTCAAAGTCCTTCAGGTACAGAAGCTACCTCCTCAAGCATCTTCCAGTCCACACTCGGGATAAACAATatacatgcatgcattgtgGCCATAAATATGCAAGTCAGCGTCGCTATCTTCACCATGAGGCTTTCTGTGATGGTTTATTTAGACAGAAACAGGCTGCATTGATAAATGAAGAAGCTCACTCTCAATCAAATACCAACCTTGTCATCAGAAGTGAGACTGATGGTCAGTTCAAATGCAAATTCTGCACCAAAAGCTTTTCAAAGACCAGAAATCTAAGGCGTCATATCCTAACCCATACTGACGTGAAGCCTTATCGCTGTAAAACCTGCGACAGCTGTTTTTCCCGATACGATCATCTGAAACTACATCAGAACCGCTGTAGGGGAAAGAGACGACGCCTTGAAGTACGCATTAATAAAATCAGCCCTGACTGTGTGGGAACAGGCTGGCAAAATAATCTGGAGGGAAAAGAACAATTGTTTGAATGCAAGCACTGTTCAAAGTGTTTCACCAGTACGCAGAATTTGAGTCGCCACACAACCCTTCTACATACTTCAGACAAACCTTTTAGGTGCAAACACTGTGGGACTTTATTCTCACACAAGTCATCACTAAGCAAACATACTCTCCTGATGAAATGCAAGCACACCTTGCAGAACAGTTCACTGGCCAAAGCAGCGGAAGCAGAAGACCCCTCAATTCCCCGAGGAGAGACTTCCAAACTGCTGCAGCGAATACAAGGGCAGTATTCAAACAAAATGAAGTACCAGTGTGCCTACTGCCCTCGTCGTTTCAAAGATAATGGACAACTGCTGGTGCACACCCGCCTTCATACAGGAGAGAAACCATATGGCTGTGCTAACTGTGGTGAGCGATTTATTCGGCGAGACTATTTGCAACGCCACTTGACCAAGTGTGTCTCAAAGGGTGAAAATGTGCTCTGTGACCATTGTGGTGAGAGCTTTGCTGCTGATGATTTTGGGAGTCACCAGATGAACTGTAAAGTTGCCATCTCCAAGCAACCAGATGTTCCAAATCATAAGACGAGCAACCCTTCTAAAATCCGGGAATTTTCTTGTACACACTGCAGTGACCGATTTTTATTGTTCTCGCAGCTCCAGCAACATTTTCTCAGCAAACATAGGGATGACCAAATTTCAAACCAGTCCATGGTGTCTACACAATTGCAGCAGCAGACATCCCAAACTATACAAATTAAAGAGGAACCTATGAATGATATCTATGATGATcagaacaacacaacacagaacaTAACTGtagcagaaacaaaaaaatcctaTATTTGCCCACACTGTAATACCTCCTTCATGAACAATGGTGCATTGAGCATGCATATTCGCACACATACCCAAATATACCCCTTCACCTGCAAAAAGTGCAATAAAGGATTTTGGAGCAAATATTCCCTGCGAAAGCATCTTCGAAAATGTCAGGAACCAGGTGTTACATTACAAAAAGAGAAGGGTGAGGGCACAGCAGTCACACCAGACCAAGAGTTCCCTGAGAAAGTTCTGCTGTTCAATGAAGACTCTTCCACAGGAACTGGAGTTCTGCAGACCAAATTCTCCTGCAAAGATCTTCATAATTCAAGCAGCATTGATTTGGCAGAGCATGGAACCGATTCTGAGAAAGGAACAGTCATCAACAAGTATCAGTGCTCTGAATGTGATCAGAGTTTTACAGATGGTCTTCGGCTTATCAGCCATTTAGAGGACCATGGAAGAGAGGCGCAAGAGAAAAATCTTTGTAAATGCAAACAATGTGGAAAGGTTTTTCCGCATGTGAATGGACTCACACGTCACTTAAGAACTCAACATGGCAAGAAGCATGCTAATATCTGTTCAGTCTGTTTCAGGTCTTTTCGCTATCCATCTGACTTGGATATGCATAAGGTTTGCCATGATCCAAATCGGCCATTTGCTTGTAGTATATGTGGTTGTAGATTTTGGCGACAGCAGTCTCTGGCTATGCATTTTACACATGTTCATCGGAGACATGAAACCCAACCAAGTTTCACTTGTGTGCCCTGTAACAGGTCCTATACATCCAGAGCATCATATCGCAAGCACAACTGGTTGAAGCATAGCGGTCCCAAAAAAAAATCGGATTGCGAAGTTGCAGGTGATTCGTCATCACGAGAATACACTGCTCAAGTAAATGTTGTTGGAGAACATGATACAAGTGCCGAGAGCACCACCAGTGATGACGACTCTGACTCTGCACCTTACTTTCCATGCCATGTATGTGGCAAGACGTTCCCAACTTCAGAAAGCCTTGAGGATCATCAGCGGTGCCATCTGGGGGAGAAACCTTTTGAGTGTGAAGAATGCGGCAAATGCTTTGTCCAGCTTGTAAACCTGCAGCAACACCAGCGGACCCATAAGTCTGAGTTCCAGTGTCAGACTTGCGGTAGAGGCTTTGTCACAAGCTTTGCCTTGCGcacgcataaacacacacatacgaagAATCGCCCTCATCGCTGCTCTAAGTGCCAGCTGGCCTTCCCAAGGCACTCCCAACTGGCAGAGCATATAAAGACCCACCGCGATGACAATTTCCCTTGTGACCTTTGTAACCAAACCTTTTCCTGCAAAGTAAGCCGCGAGGAGCACCGCAGGGTTCACAGTGGGCCGGACGAAGATCTTCCACCCTTGCTTCCTACATTTACCGAATCGTTTTCCTCGCCAGGCCTTACTGACTCAACTTCACCCAATAAATATCGATGTGGCATTTGTAACCACCGGTACAAAGATCCGGAGCAGCTCTCGGAGCATGGATGCAAAGCAGCAAAAGAGCGTCCATACTCATGCCCTGACTGcaacaaacattttttgcaCGGCTCACACCTAAAGAAGCATCAGCTAAGCCACCAAGCGTCTGGGCCGCACCATTTCCAGTGCACTCAGTGTCTCATGAGCTTTAGCTATCGCCATCACTTTTTGAATCACATAAGGAAACACGAGAAGGATTCTGAGCATGCTGTAAAGAATGAAGGAAGGTCTTCAGATAGACGCCCAAATTCAGAACTTTTGTATCGATGCCCAATTTGCCCAGCAAGTTTTGCTCAAGCCATGGAGTTGGCGAACCACCTTTCATTACATTCgtacatgtgtaatatttgcaatttGACGTTTGCATCCAAAGAGCAACTTGTAGACCACGAGCAATGCCATTTGACTGCTGCTGCACAGTACGAGTGTACAGAATGTGGCGATAGCTTTTTGGGCAGTGAGGCTTTTCGGCGGCACCACTGTGCTCACCGCAAACGTCTACACGTGAACAACGGGCCTTCACAGCCTTCTCATCGATCTGTTCGCAAATCTCCTGGGCCTTCAGAGAACGAGGATGAAGAGGTTGATGTAGGGGAGGACTTCTACAAATGTTCCGTCTGCAAGAAGCGGTTCTCGTCCAAGGGGGACCTTCAAGAACACGTGAAGTGGCATGCAGAGTTTCGTCCTTTTAAGTGTAAAGTGTGTGGGAAAGGATTTACACAGAAGCGATACCTCACTAGACACCAACAAATACATGAGCGACTCCATCGCTGTGACAAGTGTCCACAATTATTTGTAAATGAATCTTCTCTCTTAGCTCATCAAGCTTCCCACACTCAGAATTGGCAGTTTCAGTGCTCAGTTTGCACCAAAGCTTACAATACAGCTGAAGAACTGTCACAGCATGAGAAGAAACATGCCACTGTCCAGAACAGGCTCGATGGGAGCGGTGAGCACCGCTGTGACATGTGCTATAAGTCTTTCAGTCAACTTTCACAACTGAGAAAGCACCAGGAAAGCCATGTTGGACAGGTTGTTTATGAATGCACAGAATGTGACAAggcatttgcattttttcaCCTTTTGGAAGAGCACCAGTGTAGTCATGCAGCTGCTTCATCTTCCAGTGCTGCTCTTTCAAAAGGAATCACCACAAGCAAGTGA